The genomic window ACCATGATTCTGTGCTATTACATGACTATACACACTTTGTCCGGGCTAAATATCCAGGAGGCGCCGCCTCAAGGGTTTGCACGGAAAAAATGACCGCCGCTACTGGCCTGGGGAGAGGGCTGGGCTACCCGTATAGGACATTCCGTTTTCTTGACCTGAATCTTATTCTAACCGAAGGAGAAATTGTTATGTGTAAGCCATTGGTAAGAAGGTTTCTTGCAGTTTGTTTATTATGGGTAGTGTTGGTTGGCAGTGTTGGAATCGCACGTGCCGGAGATTGGGCGCAGCCAATAAGTAACCTCAGGGCAAAACTCGGCTATGTCACGCCAGGTGATACCCCCGGTTGGCCTATTACGATCAGTACACCGGGAAGCTATGTCCTCACCGAGAATCTTCAAGGTACCGGCGTAGCGATGATTGAAATCACCTCCAGCTTTGTCACATTGGATCTTAATGGATTCATAATCAATAATGGGAGTCCTGGAGGTATCCCCATTGAAGCAGCGGAAGGAACGAGAAATGTGACCGTCATCAACGGAATGGTCACGGGTGGCATGGGCGGGGGAATCAGATTGTATGACTACAGCGTCGTCGACAAATTGGTCGTATTTGCGGGACACGGGGGTCTCCGGGTAGGCAACAACAGTAAGGTAAGAGACTGCTCGGTATCTGGCGCTTACGGTATCTATGCGGAAGATTACAGTATCATAAGCAACAATATGGCTGGGCACGGAAGCGCGGGCATCACGGTGGGCAAAAGCAGCCGGGTAAACGGCAACCAGATCCTGTCAGCCTCTTTCTGGGATATCAAGACAGGACCGAACAGCATTATAGAAGACAACACCGTAGTTGACTCAATGACCGGCATTCAAGCCGGGTCAGGCTCTTTGGTGAGTCGGAACACCGTGACTGGAAGTGGGACCGGCATAACAGCTGACAGCGGCAGTAAGGTGACCGGGAATACGGTAACGGATTGCCATCAGGTTGGCCTCAATTTGGCTGCCGATGCCGGCTACGCCAATAACGTGCTCACAGGAAATAACGGCGGGAGCGATAACCCGCAGGTCGCGGGTGGGATTCAGATGGGGATTAACGTCTGCGGCAATGGGACGGCCTGCCCATAGGAAAGAGATAGACATAGCGTGTTATCACAGGACAGGCGGGGTCTTCATGGCCCTGCCTCCTTGCGTACATTTCAATCTGTCATCTTCAATTGCCATCGAATCGGCATAGTGAGCAGTAGGGGGTGAAATCCATGGTCGATAGGCCAGTTGCCCATTCCCACCTCAGCGTGCCCCCGATTTGAATTTACATGGTATTATTAATTTAACTTGGTTAGAAAGAGAACGCCGTTATGGGCGAGGCTTACCTCCCCGGGCTTGGGAACATGGCCGCCGCCTATGAGTCCCGCGTCGGAAATGGTATGGTGAGGCGCCCGAAAAGGGCGATCAAGAATCAAAGCGCTCTCGGTATCCAAAAGCCCGGCGATGCTGTGGATCTTTGTGGTCTCTATGGCTTCGTCGTAGCTCAACCTGGGTAAGATAGTGGGAAGCCTTCTTGCGAGCATGGTTTTTCCTGAACCGGGTGGCCCTATCATGAGGATATTGTGCCCACCGCTTGCGGCAATCTCAAGAGCGCGTTTTGCCTGGGTCTGTCCCTTGAT from Syntrophorhabdaceae bacterium includes these protein-coding regions:
- a CDS encoding right-handed parallel beta-helix repeat-containing protein, with product MCKPLVRRFLAVCLLWVVLVGSVGIARAGDWAQPISNLRAKLGYVTPGDTPGWPITISTPGSYVLTENLQGTGVAMIEITSSFVTLDLNGFIINNGSPGGIPIEAAEGTRNVTVINGMVTGGMGGGIRLYDYSVVDKLVVFAGHGGLRVGNNSKVRDCSVSGAYGIYAEDYSIISNNMAGHGSAGITVGKSSRVNGNQILSASFWDIKTGPNSIIEDNTVVDSMTGIQAGSGSLVSRNTVTGSGTGITADSGSKVTGNTVTDCHQVGLNLAADAGYANNVLTGNNGGSDNPQVAGGIQMGINVCGNGTACP